From Lolium perenne isolate Kyuss_39 chromosome 5, Kyuss_2.0, whole genome shotgun sequence, a single genomic window includes:
- the LOC127303371 gene encoding FBD-associated F-box protein At5g27750 — MDEDQLAWWNETKADIIARKKVARQARAQAHLSCVSLGSVSSQSAKHIQPKSKTHPVLLVSTPRRRPTSTFGSGECCFNLAATYFSCSPQRYPESSTLLRTAVDMEAVSPSRRKRKLEEPPAATAEGGTHAREPPPGAGQGEEGGPSAVDRISDLPDPILADIISLLPTKGGARTQILASRWRHLWRSASLNLDCDGLARGGYYNPNDDHAVAALIPRVLSTHPGPGRRFCVPANYLRSRPAAVDTWLGSPTLDGLCELEFLDVYGKIRPWPSLPESAFRFSPTLRVAIIRKCHLPDSATQALHFPQLKQLALENTVMSETSLHSMIAGCPALECLLIHSTSGVRCIRINSLTLRSFGVCVGPQLTDELQLEELIIEDAPSLERLHRLDLFDGLHVSLTSAPKLKTIGCLTDISRSPLDGPAQVIQVLLLIAFIGLLSCISL, encoded by the exons ATGGACGAGGATCAGCTGGCGTGGTGGAACGAGACCAAGGCGGACATCATTGCGAGGAAGAAGGTTGCGCGTCAAGCTCGTGCTCAAG CCCATCTATCTTGTGTGAGCCTAGGGTCTGTATCCAGTCAGTCGGCAAAGCACATTCAGCCCAAAAGTAAAACTCATCCAGTGCTGCTCGTCTCCACCCCCCGCCGCCGCCCTACCTCCACCTTCGGTTCCGGCGAGTGCTGCTTCAACCTAGCCGCCACCTACTTCTCTTGCTCCCCCCAGCGCTACCCAGAGTCCTCCACTCTTCTGCGGACTGCGGTCGACATGGAGGCGGTGAGTCCTAGTCGGAGGAAGAGGAAACTAGAAGAGCCGCCTGCGGCTACGGCGGAGGGAGGCACTCACGCCCGAGAACCGCCGCCCGGAGCGGGCCAAGGCGAGGAAGGAGGCCCCTCCGCCGTCGACCGCATCAGCGACCTCCCGGACCCCATCCTCGCCGACATCATCTCCCTCCTCCCCACCAAGGGCGGCGCCCGCACCCAGATCCTCGCGTcccggtggcgccacctctggcgctcCGCCTCCCTCAACCTCGACTGCGACGGCCTCGCCCGTGGCGGCTACTACAACCCCAACGATGACCATGCCGTCGCCGCCCTCATCCCTCGCGTCCTCTCCACCCACCCGGGGCCCGGCCGTCGGTTCTGCGTCCCCGCGAACTATCTCCGCTCCCGACCGGCTGCCGTCGACACCTGGCTCGGCTCCCCAACTCTTGACGGCCTTTGCGAGCTCGAGTTCCTCGACGTCTATGGGAAAATAAGGCCGTGGCCGTCCCTCCCGGAATCTGCGTTCCGCTTCTCACCCACCCTACGTGTTGCCATCATCCGGAAATGCCACCTCCCCGACTCTGCTACTCAGGCCCTTCACTTTCCCCAGCTTAAGCAGCTCGCTCTTGAGAACACTGTCATGTCGGAGACATCGCTGCACAGCATGATTGCCGGGTGTCCTGCTCTGGAGTGCTTGCTGATTCACAGCACCTCGGGCGTCCGTTGCATTCGGATCAACTCCCTTACCCTTAGAAGCTTCGGCGTGTGTGTTGGTCCTCAGCTGACAGATGAACTCCAGCTCGAGGAACTCATCATCGAGGACGCCCCTTCCCTTGAAAGGTTGCACCGTCTTGATCTATTTGATGGCTTGCATGTATCATTGACCTCAGCGCCTAAGTTGAAGACCATAGGCTGCCTTACTGACATCTCCAGAAGTCCCTTGGATGGCCCTGCCCAAGTTATTCAGGTACTTCTACTTATTGCCTTCATTGGACTTCTAAGCTGCATTTCTTTGTAG